A window of Nicotiana tabacum cultivar K326 chromosome 24, ASM71507v2, whole genome shotgun sequence contains these coding sequences:
- the LOC107767030 gene encoding polyadenylate-binding protein RBP47 — MNGDMNQQQQQQLQQQWLAMQQYQQQWMAMQQQQQQMMYGQQYMPYYHQKQQQQIQIQQNGSSEDNKTIWIGDLQHWMDETYLHSCFSQSGEVISVKVIRNKQTGQSERYGFVEFNTHEAAEKVLQSYNGTVMPNAEQPFRLNWSAFNAGEKRADAGAGSGSDLSIFVGDLAPDVTDAMLRDTFASRYTSVKGAKVVIDSNTGRSKGYGFVRFGDENERSQAMTEMNGIYCSSRPMRIGVATPKKPSALQQYSSQAVILAGGHASNGAATQTSHSDSDLSNTTVFVGGLDSDVTDDELRQSFNQFGNVVSVKIPAGKGCGFVQFSDRSAAEDAIQKLNGAVIGKQTVRLSWGRNPANKQLRTDSGSQWNGGYYGRQNYGGYGYGASQSQDSSMYAAGAVYGASSNGYGNHQQQPVS, encoded by the exons ATGAATGGAGATAtgaaccaacaacaacaacaacagttgCAGCAACAATGGCTGGCGATGCAGCAGTATCAGCAGCAATGGATGGCgatgcagcagcagcagcaacagatGATGTACGGTCAACAATACATGCCGTACTACCATcagaagcagcagcagcagatTCAGATTCAGCAGAACGGCTCAAGCGAAGATAATAAGACGATCTGGATTGGTGATCTCCAGCACTGGATGGATGAAACTTATCTTCATTCTTGCTTCTCTCAATCTGGCGAG GTTATTTCTGTGAAGGTCATTCGAAATAAGCAGACTGGTCAGTCTGAGCGTTATGGATTTGTTGAGTTCAATACCCATGAAGCAGCAGAAAAAGTCCTACAGAGCTACAATGGCACTGTGATGCCAAATGCAGAGCAGCCCTTCCGCCTAAACTGGTCAGCCTTTAACGCTGGTGAAAAGCGTGCAGATGCTGGTGCTGGTTCTGGTTCTGATTTATCGATTTTTGTAGGAGATTTGGCTCCTGATGTTACTGACGCAATGTTGCGTGACACATTCGCCAGTAGATATACATCTGTTAAAGGTGCAAAAGTAGTAATAGATTCAAACACAGGTCGTTCAAAAGGCTATGGCTTTGTTAGGTTTGGTGATGAAAATGAGAGGTCTCAGGCCATGACTGAAATGAATGGTATATATTGCTCTAGCAGGCCTATGCGTATTGGTGTTGCTACTCCGAAGAAACCATCAGCACTGCAACAATATTCATCACAAG CTGTGATATTAGCGGGTGGACATGCATCAAATGGTGCTGCAACCCAAACTTCCCACTCTGATAGTGATTTGTCAAATACAACA GTTTTTGTTGGAGGACTTGACTCTGATGTTACCGACGATGAACTCAGGCAGTCATTTAACCAGTTTGGCAATGTGGTCTCTGTGAAAATACCAGCCGGAAAAGGATGTGGCTTTGTACAGTTTTCGGACAG GAGCGCAGCAGAGGAtgcaatacaaaaattaaatggAGCAGTTATCGGGAAGCAGACGGTTCGTCTTTCCTGGGGTCGAAATCCAGCAAACAAGCAG TTGAGGACCGATTCTGGTAGTCAGTGGAATGGGGGTTATTATGGAAGGCAAAATTATGGGGGGTACGGATATGGTGCATCGCAAAGTCAAGATTCTAGCATGTATGCTGCTGGAGCAGTTTATGGGGCATCTTCTAATGGCTATGGCAATCACCAGCAGCAGCCAGTTAGCTAG
- the LOC107767029 gene encoding uncharacterized protein LOC107767029 produces the protein MADDFCIFTKDSFIIKPPKKSPLMLRLVVLIFAMVCGVYICSIGLKQIGVRSSGRLLSVHVVEKPCEATDIEPTEKPYVHFPKPKTFSRAECACKPVRYFAILSTQRSGSGWFETLLNSHMNISSNGEIFSVKVRKSNVSTILDTLDKLYNLDILTSASKNECTAAVGLKWMLNQGLMQHHEQIVEYFETRGVSAIFLFRRNLLRRMVSMLANSYDQNAKLLNGTHKSHVHSPKEAEILASYKPTINTTLLIPNLKQVDDMATKAVEYFNSTRYIILYYEDIIKNQTILNDVQDFLKVPRRDLHSRQVKIHKGPLSSQVENWVDVEKTLRGTPYESFLHADYKI, from the exons ATGGCCGACGATTTCTGTATTTTCACCAAg GACTCCTTCATCATAAAGCCACCAAAGAAATCTCCACTGATGTTGAGACTGGTGGTCCTAATCTTCGCAATGGTATGTGGAGTTTATATATGTTCAATCGGCTTGAAACAAATTGGTGTGCGTTCCAGCGGACGGTTATTAAGTGTTCATGTGGTTGAAAAGCCATGTGAGGCAACTGACATTGAACCTACAGAAAAACCTTATGTGCACTTCCCCAAGCCAAAGACTTTTAGCCG GGCCGAATGTGCTTGCAAACCTGTAAGGTATTTTGCAATTTTATCGACTCAGAGATCTGGTAGTGGATGGTTTGAGACATTGTTAAACAGTCATATGAATATAAGCTCTAATGGGGAGATTTTTTCTGTTAAAGTCCGGAAAAGTAACGTGTCAACTATTTTGGATACGCTGGACAAACTTTATAACCTAGACATTTTGACGAGTGCTTCCAAGAATGAATGTACAGCTGCAGTTGGACTCAAGTGGATGCTTAATCAG GGTCTGATGCAGCATCATGAGcaaattgttgaatattttgaaaCTCGAGGAGTTTCTGCCATTTTTCTCTTCAGAAGAAATCTTTTGCGCAGAATGGTTTCAATGCTGGCAAATTCTTACGATCAAAACGCTAAGCTGTTAAATGGAACCCACAAGTCTCATGTGCATTCTCCCAAGGAG GCTGAGATACTTGCAAGTTACAAACCCACGATAAACACAACTTTGCTGATCCCCAACCTGAAGCAAGTAGACGACATGGCTACAAAAGCCGTGGAATACTTCAATAGCACTCGATATATTATCTTGTACTACGAAGACATAATAAAAAATCAAACA ATACTGAACGATGTTCAAGATTTCCTGAAAGTTCCTAGAAGGGACCTTCACAGTCGTCAGGTGAAGATACACAAGGGTCCCTTGTCTTCACAAGTTGAAAACTGGGTTGACGTTGAAAAGACACTCAGGGGAACGCCTTACGAAAGCTTCCTACATGCAGATTACAAAATATAG
- the LOC142178218 gene encoding uncharacterized protein LOC142178218, translated as MESGPKHNCVKHPVRTGSDHIPLLLKCHNDHQEVIKYFSFLDFWTEQQEFLEVVQKAWNVQVTGNAMWRLKSKLQELGKNLSQWSTDKVGDIHQQLNSKHSREDLNKAHTKYINWLGLQENLLKHKTQTKWLQEGDYNTKCFRCVLRERRKRLQLHRIKNNRGRWVKGDDKIARTAIRHFSKLFNLPQHGINHNVLSCIPKCLTEDENAMLSELPDELEFMNVVFSLSADSTAEPYRYNGIFFQHYWEIIKKDVVDFVLEFFKGKELTRFYSHTCLVLIPKVESPTSFSELRPISLSNFTTKIISKILAERVNPLLPKPISDNQSSFFKGRLTENILLAQEIIQNITKTNIRGNMVINLDMAKAYDRISWSFLVEVFKRFGFEEFWIDMIWRVIADVWYSIIINGTRRDFSPLHRGKMSSYRGRVVLIKSILLSFSVYTLSAMSPPKGTLNLLEKHFANFFWGSKSDKTKYHWSSWKNLSTPKDEGGIGIITIKDISNTLAIKKWWRFRTQPSLWASSLEAKYCARAHPSTKVWASGDSHAWKHITLVRKQLETNIVWKINTGTCNFWLDNWTEKGTLDTMFLDSEGSRKAKVQEYITQGQWNLKKLGMILDNETVQHIANIRTEEQNEQDYAIWSPTEDGKYTNKSSWQITRSRRERNEALYRLWHKPKCDSIHHTFSEDDAVRYLWNRFGRPLGIIHQNWHVRMILKKWWEVGYSLVYMESEVYAPFYFVIFTFYIHGEQLQPLYSCGELTYTISKGTDVDLFPLLFLGL; from the exons ATGGAGTCAGGTCCTAAACATAATTGTGTGAAGCACCCGGTGAGGACTGGCTCTGACCATATACCTCTTCTTTTGAAGTGTCACAATGATCATCAAGAAGTCATCAAATATTTCAGCTTCCTTGATTTTTGGACTGAACAACAGGAATTTCTGGAGGTAGTTCAAAAAGCTTGGAATGTGCAGGTTACTGGAAATGCTATGTGGAGGCTGAAGAGCAAACTTCAGGAGCTTGGTAAAAATCTCAGTCAATGGTCCACAGATAAAGTGGGAGATATTCACCAGCAA CTGAATTCGAAACACAGTAGGGAGGACCTAAATAAAGCTCatacaaaatacataaattgGTTGGGATTACAAGAGAATCTTTTGAAACATAAGACTCAAACTAAGTGGCTTCAAGAAGGAGACTACAATACTAAGTGTTTCCGTTGTGTGTTgagagaaaggagaaaaaggctTCAGCTTCATAGAATAAAGAACAACAGAGGTAGATGGGTAAAGGGTGATGATAAGATTGCACGAACAGCGATCAGACACTTCTCCAAGTTGTTTAATCTTCCTCAACATGGGATCAATCACAATGTACTTAGTTGTATACCAAAATGCCTAACAGAAGATGAAAATGCTATGCTCTCTGAGCTTCCAGATGAATTAGAGTTCATGAATGTAGTATTTAGTCTGAGTGCAGACAGTACCGCTGAACCATATAGGTATAATGGAATATTTTTCCAACACTATTGGGAGATCATTAAGAAGGATGTAGTGGATTTTGTTCTGGAATTTTTTAAAGGAAAAGAGCTTACAAGATTTTACTCACACACTTGCTTAGTCTTAATCCCAAAAGTTGAATCACCGACCAGCTTCTCTGAGTTGAGACCAATCAGCCTTAGCAACTTTACCACAAAAATCATTTCTAAAATCTTGGCTGAGAGGGTCAACCCTCTTCTTCCCAAACCGATTTCCGACAACCAAAGTAGTTTTTTCAAGGGTAGACtcactgaaaatattttattagcaCAAGAAATTATTCAAAATATTACCAAGACCAACATACGAGGAAATATGGTTATAAATCTAGACATGGCTAAGGCATATGATAGGATATCATGGTCATTTCTAGTAGAGGTCTTTAAAAGGTTTGGTTTTGAGGAATTTTGGATTGATATGATTTGGAGGGTGATTGCTGATGTTTGGTATTCTATCATTATCAATGGTACTAGAAGAGATTTTTCACCTCTTCACAGG GGAAAGATGTCGTCCTATAGAGGAAGAGTAGTATTGATTAAAAGTATATTGCTGTCGTTTTCCGTGTATACTTTGTCAGCTATGAGTCCACCTAAGGGTACTTTGAACCTATTGGAGAAGCATTTTGCTAATTTCTTTTGGGGCTCCAAAAGTGATAAAACTAAATATCACTGGAGTTCTTGGAAGAATTTATCTACTCCTAAGGATGAGGGAGGTATTGGTATTATAACCATAAAGGATATCAGTAATACTCTTGCTATAAAAAAATGGTGGAGGTTCAGAACTCAACCATCTTTGTGGGCTTCTTCCCTTGAAGCAAAATATTGTGCTAGAGCTCACCCAAGCACTAAAGTTTGGGCCTCAGGTGATTCCCATGCGTGGAAGCATATTACTCTTGTTAGGAAGCAACTTGAGACAAATATTGTTTGGAAAATAAATACAGGTACTTGCAACTTCTGGCTCGATAATTGGACAGAGAAGGGTACTCTGGATACTATGTTTCTTGATTCAGAGGGCAGCAGAAAGGCTAAGGTGCAGGAATACATTACACAAGGTCAATGGAATCTAAAAAAACTTGGTATGATCCTAGATAATGAAACTGTGCAACATATAGCTAACATTAGGACTGAGGAGCAAAATGAACAAGACTATGCCATCTGGAGCCCTACAGAGGATGGAAAATACACAAATAAATCTTCATGGCAGATCACTAGAAGCAGAAGGGAGAGAAATGAAGCACTTTACAGGCTATGGCATAA ACCAAAATGTGATTCCATTCATCATACATTCAGTGAAGATGATGCTGTTAGATACCTTTGGAATAGATTTGGTAGGCCTCTAGGCATCATACATCAGAATTGGCATGTTAGGATGATTCTCAAGAAGTGGTGGGAAGTCGG CTACAGTCTTGTGTATATGGAAAGTGAGGTATATGCCCCCTTCTATTTTGTCATCTTTACCTTCTATATACATG GAGAACAGTTACAACCACTTTACAGCTGTGGGGAGTTGACTTATACTATCAGCAAGGGAACTGATGTCGATCTGTTCCCTCTGTTATTTCTTGGACTTTGA